Genomic DNA from Enterococcus saccharolyticus subsp. saccharolyticus:
CCATCTGAAATTGCAGGAGTATCTACCCAAGTAGCGCCTGCATTGGTCATATCATCTTTGATACCGGGTGTACTTGTGACGGTTTTGCCTTGTAAAATGTTTGCTGAGATAAGTACCCAACCAGCATGACAAATTTGTCCGATGGGCTTTTTGTGTTCATCCATCTGTTTAACCATATTGATTACTTCAGGGAAACGGCGTAATTTATCCGGTGCCCAACCCCCAGGTACTAAAATCGCATCGTAATCTTCCGGATTCACTTCATCAAACGCATAATCTGATTCGGCAGGAACACCATATTTCCCGATATACGTTTTCTTTGCTTCTTGTCCGACTAAATCGACTTGTGCCCCTTCTTCACGTAAACGGTGAACAGGGTACCATAGTTCTAAATCTTCGAAATCGCCATCGACTAATGCGATAACTTTTTTGTTTTCTAAGCGCAAAACTATCCCTCCATTTCTTATTTGTTATATAGTCAGTGTAACAGAGTCAAAAGCAAATGACGATTGAAATGATTGGTTGATTTCTAATGAATTTTTGGAAAATTCATACTATACTAATAATGATTTGTATGAAAAGGAGAATGCGTATGTCAGCGATTATAGGTGTGATGCCATTATATGATTCAGAAAAAGAAAGCATTTGGATGTTGCCCAATTATTTACAATTAATTGAGAAAAATGGTGGGATTCCTTTGATCGTACCGTTGACGAATAAACAAGAAACATTGGATTATTTTCTTGAGACTTGCGATGGTTTTTTATTTACAGGTGGTCAAGACGTGTCACCCATGCTTTATGGTGAAGAGACGCACGCAAATTGTGGCGAAGTTTGCTTGCTTCGTGATGAGATGGAAACGTATTGTTTTCAACGTGCATTGGCTTTGGATAAGCCAGTTTTAGGGATTTGTCGCGGAATACAATTGTTTAATGTCGTCTTAGGAGGAACCTTGTATCAAGATTTACCGTCGGAATTTTCCTCAAGTGTCAACCACCAAATGACACGACCTTATCATCGCAAACAACATGAAGTCACGCTTGCATCGGAGAGTTTATTATTTAAAATTTTAGCAAAAGAACAACTGAGCGTGAATAGCTACCACCATCAAGGCATTAAAACACTAAGTCCCAAACTAAAAATTGCTGCAACTTCGCAAGATGGTTTGATTGAAGCAGTCTATCTACCAACGAAGCGGATTCAATCGATTGGTGATGGTGTCGTTGTTACCGATGATGACGGTCATATTACCAATATGAATTGTGTAGCAGAAAACTTAACAGGTTGGACACGTGAAGGCGTGTACGGGAAAGAATTCTCTGAAATTTTTGTCTTGCGTAGTGAAAAAACAGGGCAATTAATCGAAAGTCCGATTAAGCAAGTGTGAAAGACGGGGGCTATTGTCGAAATTAGAGGAAGAATTAAACCGTCCTCAGTTTGCTGATTTTTTTCAGCTTGCTTGTTACGACGAAAAACGATTAGTCGGGTACCTTTCCGTTGTGAGTAATGGGGCAACTGATGCGTACATTCAAGATGTAATGGTTGCGCCAGCCTATCAAGGACAAGGCATTGGTACAACTTTGATTGAACTGAGCGCGCACACCCGTTACTTTAGTCGTGGGAGGTTCAGGAATCAAGCGATTGCCAAGATAAAAGCACATCGCATTTACATGATTCATGTCATTTACGGTGAAGAATCCTTACGAAAATATTATGAAAAATTTGGTTTCTATACGATGCTTGCTGGACAGATGGAAAGTCACGAAGTATAAAAAAGCAGCAGCTGTGATATAAGCTGTTTAACAGTAAACTATCCGAACAATAGAAGATGGCTCCTCGTCGCAAGGTTACCTAGATTTGAGAGCGTCCATTCTATGTTGTTCGGATAGTTTTGTCTTGCACAGCTCCTTTTTTCGTATCTTGGTTATCCAGACACTAGGGGAGTTGGTGGAAGTAAAACAACGTGCCGGGTTTTAAAAATGAGTTACATTGTTTTTTATATTTTTGATGTGTTGTCGTTTGACTTTGTTGCTTTGATTGCTGTATTGCTTCAAGATAGCATAATAGCGATCGATGTCCTGCTCGGTATAAATGACCTGTTTGATTTCTTTGGTAAGTGTTCGTTTCAGCTTGCGACGTTTAATCACGATATGATCTTCTGCCTCAATTTTTTTTAACTTGGCTTGTTCACCAAAGACTACGATGGATGTGACCGAGATAGTTCCTAAGACTCTTTTCAGATATTTGATATGTGTGCGATTTTGCCAAATGGGATTATAAAATTTATTTTTAGTTTGATAAAGCACACTTGTCCAATACCGTGAGCGTGCATCGCCAAAAATCCAACCACTATAATTTTTACTTTCTAGTACATAAATACCTGATGGTGCAAGATAAATTAAGTCAATTTCTGTTGTGCCGTACTCTGTCGGCAAATAGACATTCGTCACAATTCTACTGTAACAAGGAACTTTTTCAAGTTCGAAGAAAATTAATCCTTCACCTAGAGCCCCTTTGTCTGTCAGAAATGTAATCAGTCCAACATCGCTTTCATATTTAAAAGCTGATTTTCGATAGTTTAAAATCAAAGGCAAGTAACGCAGAAAATGGATAGTTATGTATAGTAAAAAAATACCAATAAGATAGCTTTTCAAAATGTCCCTCCTTTCGACATACGTTGTCTATTGTACTATAAAAAAACGAATGATACTTAATTTTTTTGGAAATGTGTCAACTGTTGAATAGAATGAAAAATATACAAAATTTACAGCTTATTTACGAAACGTTGACGCCAATTTAATACTAGTTTGTTATTTTTAGTTATGTAAGAGACACATAGAGGAGGAAAAATGTAATGAAAAAGCGTATTTTAGGATTGGGTATCGCAAGTTGTTTAGCCTTAGGAGCAGTCGTTTCAACGAATGTTTTAGCAGAAAGTAGCGATAAAAAAGCAAAAGTAGCAACTACAGAGAACCATCCTAAAAACATTATTTTTTTGATTGGTGATGGAATGGGCGTTTCATATACCTCAGCATATCGTTATTTTAAAGAAGAAGGAAATCATAAAATCGCCCCTTCAACAGCCTTTGATCACTATTTAGTGGGACAACAAGCAACACATCCCGAAGATCCAGAAGAAAATGTGACCGATTCGGCTGCAGCAGCGACAGCAATGTCCGCAGGCGTGAAGACGTATAATAATGCGATTGCTGTGGATAATGATTTATCGGAAACACCGACTGTTTTAGAACGTGCGAAAGAATTAGGGAAGTCTACCGGTTTAGTCGCAACATCTGAAATTACCCATGCAACACCGGCTGCTTTTGGTTCTCACGATGAGTCTCGTAAGAACATGAAAGAAATTGCGGATGATTATTTTGATAATTTGACGGATAATCAGCAGACAGTCGATGTATTATTAGGTGGTGGATTGGATTATTTCCAACGAGATGATCGTGATTTAGTGAAAGAATTTGAAAAAAGTGGCTATAGTTATGTCGCAAACAAAGAAGAACTATTAAAAGACGATAATGCGAAAGTCTTAGGTCTTTTTGCACCAGAAGGGTTACCTAAGATGATTGACCGTGACAAAGAAACACCTTCTTTAGCAGAAATGACGACAGCAGCGATTGAACGGTTGAATAAAAATGATGACGGCTTTTTCTTAATGGTTGAAGGAAGTCAAATTGACTGGGCTGGACATAGCAATGATGTTGTCGGTGCGATGAGCGAAATGCAAGATTTTGAAGCGGCATTCGAAGCAGCCATTCAATTTGCTGAAAAAGACGGCAATACCTTAGTCGTCACAACGGCAGACCATTCAACAGGTGGATTTTCAATTGGCGCGAATGATGAATACAATTGGTTGACGGAACCACTTCACGCAGCGAAAAGAACACCCGACTTTATGGCGAATGAAATTTTAAATGGGGCATCTGCGAAAGAAGTTTTGGAAAAATACATTGACTTTGAGTTAACGAAAGAGGAATTAGCGACTGTCACAAAAGTTGAAAAGAGCAAAGAATTGGAAGAAATTGCCGGACCGATTCGCAAGATTTTTGATGCACGCTCCAATACAGGATGGACCACTGGCGGACATACAGGTGAAGATGTGAATGTGTATGCTTATGGGCCAAAATCAGAAGAATTTGCTGGAAGAATTGACAATACCGATCAAGCAAAATTGATTTTCAACTTATTAGAAGGCAAAGATGGCAAAGCGAAAATCAACGATAAAGATATTCCCAAAAATTAAATAGACAAAACATACTTGGAAAACAGCATTTGTTTTTCCAAGTATTTTTTTGTGATTGCAATTGCGTTTCGTTCAGGTACTATTTTAGATAGAGAGGTCTTGAGGAAGAACGCAATGAAAGAGTTTATTTTTTGAATGGTCCAACGGATGTTGGTAAAACAACGCTGGCGAAAAAGCTCCATCATCATTATCAAGGAGTTTATATCGAACAACATAAAAGGCATAGTGGTTGCTGCCGCCTGCAAAAGGATACGCATCTGCGTAAAGTTCAGAGACGCCTCTAGTCAGCAATTTTTTTCTTAAATGATCCACTTGTTGTTGGTCAGCTACTTGAAAAGCAAGATGATTTAAACCAATATGTTTTCTATGATACGGAGGCTGTTTGTAGGCTGCTTCGACTTGCACAAATACAATGTATTCCTTTTCAAATTGGTAACTAATACCATTGGGCCATTGTTGGTAAACGACAGCACCTAATTCGGCAAATAAAAAGTCATAAAATTGCTTTGTTTGCGCTAGATTACTGACGTATAGTTCAATATGATGAATCATCGTCTCACTCCTTTAGCACTAAGTATATCGGAAGAATGTAGGAAATGAAAATGAATGTAGAAATAACGCGCTTTAAAGTACGTGCAGGTAAACGGAAGCAAGTCGATGAATGGCTAGCTTTTTTAAACGAAAATATGTCTGAAGTATTGCTTACTTTGGAAAAAGAAAAAATGTATGTTGAAACGATTTTTCGTGAAGTTCTTGAGGGGCAAGAGTTTCTTTATTGGTATTCTGTCCAAGGTGACGGTGGACAAGAGGTGGAAGAATCGACCCACTGGATAGATAAAAAACATCTCGACTATTGGAAAGAGTGTATTGATCCAACCTTTGCACCTGTAAAATTGACTACAGAAGTTGTAATGATTCCCGATAATATTCGCCAAAAAATGCAGTGAGTCGTTACGTTTAGCAAATATAAAACGATTTCTTGTCTTAAAATTTGTAAATCGTTTATACTAATAGTACATCGAAGGAGGGAATTATATGTCAGAATACAACATCCCAAAAGTCTGGGAATGGAAGCAAGAAGAAAAGAATCAGTTTGGTAACCAACCTGTAGCAGGCAGCCGTTTTGAACAAAAACTTCCTGTAGGAGATAAATCACTACAAGTCTATTCATTAGGGACACCGAATGGCATGAAAGTCACTATCTTATTAGAAGAACTACGTGAAGCAGGCGTGGAAGATGCGCAATATGATTTATATAAAATTAATATTGGCGAAGGCGATCAGTTTGGTAGTGATTTTGTTAAAATTAATCCGAATTCTAAAATTCCAGCGATGATGGATTATTCAGGTGAACAACCAATTCGTGTTTTCGAATCGGTTTCTATCTTGTTATATTTAGCAGAGAAATTTGGCAAATTTATCCCAACAACACTAGCAGAGAGAACAGAATTAATGAACTGGCTATTTTGGCAAACAGGTGCAGCACCGTTTGTTGGCGGTGGATTTGGGCATTTTTACCACTATGCACCGTTTCCACAAGAATACCCGATTGACCGTTATACAATGGAAACCAAACGCCAACTTGATTTATTAGACAAACATTTGGTAGAGAATGCCTATATCAATGGTGAAGAGTACACGATTGCAGATATGGCACTTTGGCCTTGGTATGGCCGTTTAGTTCAAGGAGAATTATATGGTGGAGCAGCTGAATTTTTAAATGCCCAAGAGTATACGAATTTAAAGGCATGGGCCGATAAAATTGCAGAACGCCCAGCAGTGAAACGTGCGTTGGAAGCTGACTACAAACCAATTAAATAATCAAAAAATATCCGAACGCATGTTATCGTTCGGATATTTTTGTCTTCTGCTAATGGATGTCACAAGTTCTTCGTTTTTTATTTGCATTCATCTAAAGGTTTTAGATGTCTTTCAGAGATTTCTTTGACTTTGTTGACACGGCGAATATATTTTTCTTCAGCTAAGAAATCGGTTGTCATCCAGACATTGACAATTTCTAAGGCAATCGCCGATCCAATAATTTTGCCACCTAAACAAAGGACATTACTATCGGTATGTTCACGCGCTAATTTTGCACAAAAAGGGTCTTGGCAAACCACTGCGTCAATACCGTAAATTCGATTAGCAATTAAGGCACTACCATACCCTACACCATCTACAAAAATACCACGCTCTGCTTGACCTTCTGCTACAGCAACTGCTGCTGGATAGACATAATCTGATAAATCCGCTGCTTCTTTTGTATAAGGGCCCATATCTTCTACTTCATGCCCCATACTTGTCAATAAATCCATAATTTCTAATTTCAAATCTATTCCTGCATGATCACTCGCCATAATAATTTTCAAAAGAACAACCTCCTTTTTTCTTTTAGAGTACCATGTCGATGAAGGATTTGCTAGGTAAAAGAAGAAGGGAAATTTGATATACTGAAACAAAGGAGACGGTAAAATGAAACTATATTTGATTCGTCATGGAGAACCCGATTATGACCAAGTGACAGAGGCAAACTATAAAGGCTTTGGTCGAGATTTATCGCGATTAACAAGTGAAGGCATAAAGCAAGCACAAGCACATGCCAAACATCCTCTTTTCAACACTATCGAATTGTTGTTAGTCTCACCTTATACCCGAACGATGCAGACAGCGCTTGAACTAACGCGAGACAAAGACATACCCGTTTTAGTCGAATGAGGCCTGCATGAATGGTTACCAGATAAAACGGGAACGAAGTTAGAGAGACCCGAACAAGTCAAAACGGCTTACCATGACTATTTAAACGGTACACAGTTCTCTGATTTAGAATGTGAAAATAAAAGTGACGTGTATCAACGTGTGGAAAGTGTATTTCAACGTTATGAAAACGCAGGCTATACTAGTCTTGCTTGTGTGACACATGCAGAGGTGATTTGCGTATTAACTGGTGTGAAAAAAGTCGCGTATTGTGTTGTGTATACGTATGAATAGGTTAGCCTAGAAATGAAGGAGGAGGAAAATAAGTGAAAAAAATCAGCATATTCGTATTAAGTTTCGCTACATTATTACTCTTTTCAGGATGTCAGCAATCAGAAACTATAGAAGATACTGTTACCACCAATTCTGAACCTGCCATTTCACCGAAACAAAATGTTTTAGCAGACTTTGAAGAAGAAGCAACTATTAAAGAGACGATAGATATATCTACTTTGCAAATGGAATTAGAAACAGATAACGCCAATAAAAGAGTATTATTTTTTTCAACAGACAAAGGTCAAAAACGTTATAAAAGTATTTTTATCAAGCGAACAGAACGACTGAAAATTATCGATTTATCTGATGATAACATGTTATATAATCAAGAAATTCATTAAATAGGAAATGAATTTCTTGATATTTAGGCTTTATGTTGTTAGTAAAATTTCTGAAAGATTTGCGTTTTAGATTGGTAGAGGTTTTTTATTATTTTCTTTCAACTAAGGCTTTACAAGTGTATGATAAAATTAATTAATCCTTGGAAAGGAAGTGATTTTTTGGCAAATATATCTTCACCAATTATTTATGATTTTGAATATACAAAAGATGAAATATTAAATTTGGAAACCAAGATTTTAAATGAGACGCATGAAAAATACCTTTTACGTTATCCAACTGTATATATTGTAAATGATGGCGAGCAAAAAAATAATTACTCTATCTACATAGGAGAAACGACCAATATTAAACGCCGAACGCTTGAGCATTTATCAAATGAGTTACAGACAAGAGAAGATTGGCAAAAATTTGCTTCTTCAAAAAGTGCAAGAATGTTTGTGATAGGACATGATCATTTTAATAAGTCTTTAACTTTGGATATTGAGAATAAATTAATGCAATATTTATCAAGTGTAGATACTGTGCAATATGTGCATAATCGTCGAACGAATCAGCAACAAGAATATTTTTCTTCGGATAAAATGGAAGAAATTTTCTCGAAAATTTGGCGAAAATTACATCAAAGCAATAAAGAACTGTTTCCTTTAGAACGTGTGATTCAGGATTCTGCTTTATTTAAAGCCTCCCCCTTTCATAAATTATCCAAAGAACAATTTGAAGCTAAAGATCAAATTATTTTAAAAATTGAAGAAGCGTTAAATCGTAATAAAACTGGACAACTGATACTAGTCGGAGGAGAAGCCGGGTCAGGTAAGACGGTATTAATGAGCAGTTTATTTTATGATTTATTTCAGTTAGCTGGTGAAAATA
This window encodes:
- a CDS encoding gamma-glutamyl-gamma-aminobutyrate hydrolase family protein (Members of this family of hydrolases with an active site Cys residue belong to MEROPS family C26.); amino-acid sequence: MSAIIGVMPLYDSEKESIWMLPNYLQLIEKNGGIPLIVPLTNKQETLDYFLETCDGFLFTGGQDVSPMLYGEETHANCGEVCLLRDEMETYCFQRALALDKPVLGICRGIQLFNVVLGGTLYQDLPSEFSSSVNHQMTRPYHRKQHEVTLASESLLFKILAKEQLSVNSYHHQGIKTLSPKLKIAATSQDGLIEAVYLPTKRIQSIGDGVVVTDDDGHITNMNCVAENLTGWTREGVYGKEFSEIFVLRSEKTGQLIESPIKQV
- a CDS encoding alkaline phosphatase translates to MKKRILGLGIASCLALGAVVSTNVLAESSDKKAKVATTENHPKNIIFLIGDGMGVSYTSAYRYFKEEGNHKIAPSTAFDHYLVGQQATHPEDPEENVTDSAAAATAMSAGVKTYNNAIAVDNDLSETPTVLERAKELGKSTGLVATSEITHATPAAFGSHDESRKNMKEIADDYFDNLTDNQQTVDVLLGGGLDYFQRDDRDLVKEFEKSGYSYVANKEELLKDDNAKVLGLFAPEGLPKMIDRDKETPSLAEMTTAAIERLNKNDDGFFLMVEGSQIDWAGHSNDVVGAMSEMQDFEAAFEAAIQFAEKDGNTLVVTTADHSTGGFSIGANDEYNWLTEPLHAAKRTPDFMANEILNGASAKEVLEKYIDFELTKEELATVTKVEKSKELEEIAGPIRKIFDARSNTGWTTGGHTGEDVNVYAYGPKSEEFAGRIDNTDQAKLIFNLLEGKDGKAKINDKDIPKN
- a CDS encoding type 1 glutamine amidotransferase domain-containing protein; translated protein: MRLENKKVIALVDGDFEDLELWYPVHRLREEGAQVDLVGQEAKKTYIGKYGVPAESDYAFDEVNPEDYDAILVPGGWAPDKLRRFPEVINMVKQMDEHKKPIGQICHAGWVLISANILQGKTVTSTPGIKDDMTNAGATWVDTPAISDGHIVSSRRPPDLPDYMREFIKVLETTN
- a CDS encoding GNAT family N-acetyltransferase; this translates as MSKLEEELNRPQFADFFQLACYDEKRLVGYLSVVSNGATDAYIQDVMVAPAYQGQGIGTTLIELSAHTRYFSRGRFRNQAIAKIKAHRIYMIHVIYGEESLRKYYEKFGFYTMLAGQMESHEV
- a CDS encoding histidine phosphatase family protein — protein: MKLYLIRHGEPDYDQVTEANYKGFGRDLSRLTSEGIKQAQAHAKHPLFNTIELLLVSPYTRTMQTALELTRDKDIPVLVE
- a CDS encoding RpiB/LacA/LacB family sugar-phosphate isomerase — translated: MKIIMASDHAGIDLKLEIMDLLTSMGHEVEDMGPYTKEAADLSDYVYPAAVAVAEGQAERGIFVDGVGYGSALIANRIYGIDAVVCQDPFCAKLAREHTDSNVLCLGGKIIGSAIALEIVNVWMTTDFLAEEKYIRRVNKVKEISERHLKPLDECK
- a CDS encoding nuclease-related domain-containing protein, whose amino-acid sequence is MKSYLIGIFLLYITIHFLRYLPLILNYRKSAFKYESDVGLITFLTDKGALGEGLIFFELEKVPCYSRIVTNVYLPTEYGTTEIDLIYLAPSGIYVLESKNYSGWIFGDARSRYWTSVLYQTKNKFYNPIWQNRTHIKYLKRVLGTISVTSIVVFGEQAKLKKIEAEDHIVIKRRKLKRTLTKEIKQVIYTEQDIDRYYAILKQYSNQSNKVKRQHIKNIKNNVTHF
- a CDS encoding DUF6176 family protein, which produces MKMNVEITRFKVRAGKRKQVDEWLAFLNENMSEVLLTLEKEKMYVETIFREVLEGQEFLYWYSVQGDGGQEVEESTHWIDKKHLDYWKECIDPTFAPVKLTTEVVMIPDNIRQKMQ
- the yghU gene encoding glutathione-dependent disulfide-bond oxidoreductase, which translates into the protein MSEYNIPKVWEWKQEEKNQFGNQPVAGSRFEQKLPVGDKSLQVYSLGTPNGMKVTILLEELREAGVEDAQYDLYKINIGEGDQFGSDFVKINPNSKIPAMMDYSGEQPIRVFESVSILLYLAEKFGKFIPTTLAERTELMNWLFWQTGAAPFVGGGFGHFYHYAPFPQEYPIDRYTMETKRQLDLLDKHLVENAYINGEEYTIADMALWPWYGRLVQGELYGGAAEFLNAQEYTNLKAWADKIAERPAVKRALEADYKPIK
- a CDS encoding VOC family protein translates to MIHHIELYVSNLAQTKQFYDFLFAELGAVVYQQWPNGISYQFEKEYIVFVQVEAAYKQPPYHRKHIGLNHLAFQVADQQQVDHLRKKLLTRGVSELYADAYPFAGGSNHYAFYVVRYKLLDNDDGAFSPALFYQHPLDHSKNKLFHCVLPQDLSI